The DNA sequence ATTGAGAATGTTGGTGTTGAACTGAATGAATCTGAATTTATATGTCAATTATCAACTTGGGGCAAAACTCTTGAATCTAATTCAGCTTTTCTAAATGTAACTGCGAAGGATTTACGAGTTTCTAGTAATCTGCAAGTCTTGTATAGTTTTAGTGAGAGCTCTGGAAAAATTATACACGATAATCTTGAGGTTACAAACCCATTGGATTTGTCAATTAATTCAACTTCAAATTATGAATGGTTCTATAATTCTTTGAAAATTTCAAATAGTTCTCATATTCAATCAATAGATAAACCAAGTAAATTATTTAATTCAATAATTTCCACTAATGAATTAACGGTTGAATTGTGGATTAAACCACAAAGTGCTATTCAAAATGGGCCTGCGCGAATTATTACATACTCACCAAGCAGATTTGAGAGAAATTTCGGCTTGTTACAAAATGGCGATAGATATGAGTTTAGACTAAGAACTACTGCTACAGATAACAACGGAATTCCTTCGATAATCACAGATGCCGGGAAAGTAACTGAAAATTTGACACATATTGTTTATACACTTTCAAGCGAAGATACGGCAAAATTATACTTAAATGGTGTTCTTGAAAAAACAATGCATCTAAATGGTACATTTGATAACTGGGATGCAAACTATTCTTTTGGTATTGCTAATGAGTTTAATGATGATAAACCATGGTTTGGAACTTATTATTTAACAGCAATTTATGATAGATCTTTAACAAATGATGAAATTTTACACAATTATTCAATAGGTGTTTCAAATTTTACAGATATGGAACCACCCCAAAATCTAAATATTCAATTAACTGATGAAAATGAAATCGAATTAACTTGGGAAGATACTTCACTTGATGAATTAGGATTTGTAATACTTAGAAAGGATTATAATCAGTTGTCTTTTGAATTAATAGATTCCATTTCTTCGAATTCATCAACCTATATTGACAATACTGCTGTAGAAGGAATAAAGTATGAATATTGTATTGTCTCATATAATAGTTTTGGAATTAGCGAATCATCAAACATTGTAAATATTTATAAACCATTGCCTAATCCAATAAATTTGAGCGGTACTAATAATCTAAATGGACAAGTAGAATTAACATGGGAAGACAAATCAAGTTCTGAAATAGGATTTATAATAGAAACTAAACCTGCTATTCAAGATTCTATATATAAAATAATAGGTACTGTTAATGCTAATGAAGTAATTTTTACTGACACAACTAATAAATTTTATTCTCCATATGTGTATAGGGTATATGCGTTTACAACAGATACGAATTCACTTTTTAGTAATGAATTTATCATTAATGTTGTTGATATAAAAGATGAAAATCTTTATGAGAATAATGAATTTGAATTATATCAAAATTATCCTAACCCATTTAATCCCACTACAAATATTGTATATAGTATTTCCGAAGATTCAAAAGTATCATTAACTATTTATAATGTTTTGGGACAAGAACTTAAAAAACTTGTTGATCAAGTTCAGTCAACAGGTAAATATCAAATTATTTTCGATGCCAAAGATCTACCGACAGGTATTTATTACTATTTAATTACGGCCACATCGATTTCAACTGGCAAGGTATTTGATAATTGTAAGAAGTTGACATTTATTAAATAGTGTAATTTCTAAATAAAGTTAAAATTTACTAAAAAATTAACGATAATAGGGTACTACTATGTATTATTATGAGAATTGTTATATTTTTCATATCAGTTTATTTCATTATATAAGTAAATGAAAATTTAAATTTATATATTTCAATTAAATAGGAGAGAGTTAATGAAAAAGGTATCCGTTTTTTTACTTTTTTTAATGTTAGTTTTTGCATCAAATACAATTTTTTCGCAAATTCCCGTTGTTTCATCACCAGATAATCAGCAAGTTTTAGAAGGAGAAGTTGCTACTTTTTCAGTAACTTTGATCGGAGGGCTTCAACCGGTCACATATCAGTGGCAGGCAACTTTTGATCAAAATGCATCGAATTTTGCAAATATTCCTGGTGCAATGAGTTCATCTTATTCTACGTCGCCAACAACCTTATCAATGGATGGAGGCTGGTATAGATGTGCTGTAACTAATGATTCGGGAACAACATATTCAAATTATGCAGTTCTTTCGGTTGAACCAATTGTTAGTCCAACAATTACAAGTCACCCATCAAATCAAAATATAAATATTGGTGAAGCAGCTACTTTCTCAGTTAGCGCGACAGGCACACTTCCATTACAATATCAGTGGTATGCAAATTCAATTTTAATTCCCGGCGCAACTTTATCTACATATACAACAGATATAATAAATGATATAGAATTTGATGGAACGACAATTTACTGTATTGTAACAAATATTGGTGGTTCAAAACAGAGTAATGCTGCAACTTTAAATGTTTCATACGAAAACGCTAGAATTACTGATGGCTTGCAAGTTTTATATAATTTTAAAGAAGGTTCAGGTGATATTGTCTATGATGAATCTGGAGTCGGAACTCCTCTAAATCTAACAATTAGCAATCCCACAAAAGTTATTTGGACAAATAAGGGACTGAATGTCTATACTGAAAATAGAATTAAATCTACATCTGTAGCTTCAAAAATAATTAATTCTTGTGTTACCTCGAATGAAATGACATTTGAAGCTTGGTTTATACCAACTGATATGGTTCAGAGAAGTGTTTATGCAAGAATAATGACAATGACAAATACAAGTAAATCAACTTCTAATATTAAATTGGATCAGTTAGGTACAAATTATAATTTTCACGTTAGGACCGTATCAACTGGCCTAAATGGTGATGAATTCACCAACATAAACAATGCTCAAAAATTAATACACTATGTAGCAACAAAAAATGCCGCAGGAAATGTTAGAATATATCTAAATGGAACAAAAGTTGTTGATGAATTGCTTTCTGGAAATTTTTCGAATTGGGATCCAGGGTATTATCTCTATTTAGGTAGTGATGCAGAAAATAATGTTTTTTGGCAAGGAACTTTTTATTTAACAGCTATATATAGTCGTTCTTTAAGCGAATCTGAAATCAACCAAAACTACTTTTTTGGAGTTGAAAGTGATATTTTTCCTTTAATTACTGCGCAGCCTACAGATGTTCTTTTAAAACCAACAGGTCAAACAGCAACATTTTCAGTTACCGCAATAGGTAACGCTCCAATATCTTATCAATGGTATAGAAATAATGGCTTAATATCAGGAGCAACTAGCTCAACTTATACAACTCCTATTTTAACTCTCGGTTATAATAATAATACCTATAAGTGTATAATCTCAAGCCCTGATGGCTCAATAGAAAGTAATTCAGCACTTTTAACTATTACCGAACCTGATGTTAGAATAACACAGGATATTATTGCACAATATACTTTTACAGAGGGTTCTGGCTCAATAATAAATGATGTTTCGGGAGTAGGCGAGCCGATTGATTTAGTAATTAATACTCCAGAAGCTATTAATTGGATACAAAATGGATTAGAAATAAATTCAGAAGCGAATATCTTTTCTACAAGTGCAGCATCAAAAATTTATGAAATGTGTACTTCCACAAATCAGTTAACAATTGAAACATGGATAAAACCGGCTAATAAAACTCAGAATTATCCTTCAAGAATTGTTACATATTCACAAGATGGTTTAGCACGTAACGTTTCACTTTCTCAAGAAGCTGATCAGTATTCTGGAAGATTAAGAACTTCAGTAACTACGACCAACGCATCACCTTATGTTGTGTCATTAAATTCACCAGTTGAAGAAAAACCACAACATGTTGTTTATGTATTTAGAGAAGATGGAGTAGCCATTATATTTGTTAATGGAGTCGAAAAAGTTAGAAAAACAATTGGTGGTGATTTTTCTACATGGACTGACTCTTATAGACTTGGAATAGCAAATGAAGTAATAGATTCAAGACCTTGGTTAGGTACTTTTAATTATTTAGCCATATTCAATAGAAGATTAACATCAGAGGAAGTTTTACACAATTATGAAATAGGACCTTATGGAGTTGAAGTAGGGGTAAATGCTCCATCTGATTTAGTATCTTCCGCAAACGAAGTTGGTAAAATTTCTTTAAGTTGGACAGACAACGCGACAAATGAAGATAGTTATATTATTGAAAGAAGTGAAGTAGTTCCTCAAGTTTGGTCAGACATTGATACATTATCATCAAATACTGTAAATTTTATTGATTCAAATATTTTAGAAGGAAGAAACTATACATATCGTGTTAAAGTTACTAATTCATTTTTAGATATAGATACAATATACAGTAATGAAACTACAGTTATTTCTTTAATTAAAAATCCAGCTGGATTAGTTGGAAAAGCAGATCAATTGGGTCAAATTAATTTAAGTTGGACTGATAATTCGAATGGTGAAAATGGTTTTAATATTGAGCGAACTTTAGGTGAAGTTGAACCATTTGTTTATACTGTTGTTGGCTCTGTTGGACCAAATATTACGACCTATGATGATTTTGGGATTGAAGAAGGCGTTATATATGCTTATAGGATAAACGCATTTACTGAATTTATCTCATCAAATAATAGTAATGTTATGAGTTTAAGAAGTAAAGCCTCATTTATTAATGCTCCAACTGATTTAGCAATAGAACTTGATCCTATTTACGGACAACCGGTTTTAAATTGGACTGATAATGCATTTAATGAAAATGGATTTATAATTGAAAGAAGATTAGTGACAATAGGTTCAATATTTTCTGTAATTGATTCTGTTGGAGCTGACATTACAACTTATACCGATCTTACTGTTACAGATAGTACATCATACATATATAGGGTTTTTGCTTTCAATGATGAATATATTTCAGATAAAAGTTCGGAAATTTATATTGATGTTTTGGTAGGTGTGGAAGAAGAAAATATTCCCAATGAATTTGGATTATTACAGAATTATCCAAATCCATTTAATCCATCAACTACCTTTGCTTTTAATCTTCCCAAAGAATCTAATGTTATTTTGACAATTTATAATCTAATAGGTCAAAAAATACAAGTTGTTACAGAAAATAATTATTCAGCTGGAAGACATGAAATTTTGTTTGATGCAAGCAATCTAACATCTGGAATATATTTGTATTCGATAAAAGCAATTTCAAATACAGGTGAGAAATTCATTCAAACTAAGAAATTTATATTACTTAAATAATTTTAATTGTTATTTACTCTAATAAGAATCCGGTGAAAAACCGGATTCTTATTATTTGAAAGGGAGAATATGCTTAAAAAAGTTAAAACGTTTTTTATAGGTTCATTGATTATTCAATTATTGTCATGTAATTCTGATATTACTAACTTAAAAAGAACTCCTTATAAAGAAGAAATAAATGCAAAATTAAGCAGAGGTCTTGTTTGTTTTGCTCAAAATAGTTTAGTTAATACATTAAGTTGGAGAAAGTTACCAAGTGATAAAGCAGATCAGATATATTTTGTTTGGAAAAAAAAATCAGATTCGGATCTTATTCCCCAAAACATAGCAAAAATTAATTCAACTTTCTTTATTGATAGTTCTTATACTATGGATAGTGTATTTTATGGAATTTCAACGTCGATAAGCGAACAACCATCTCAATTTGAAAAAGTAAATATTAGAGATACCAATAATTACGATGCTTTAGTATTCAACCTTGGTATTGATTACAAACAAGCACATGTTGTAACCGGAGATTTAACTGGTGATGGGGAATTAGAACTTTTAATTGATTATTCTAAAATGCAGGCTGTAGATCCGTTTGAAAAAGCTTGGCAGAAATCTACAGATTCTTACCATTTAGCGGCTTTTAAGAAAAACGGCGAAAAATTGTGGGAAAAAGATTTAGGGTTTGGTATTGAAGCCGGAAAGAATTATTCACCAATAATTGTTTGGGATTTAGATGGAGATAGTAAAAGTGAAGTAATTCTTAAGACTAACAAATCAGTTAATCCAAAAGATTATAGTAAAGAATATTTAACAATACTCAACGGTGAAAATGGTAAAATAATTAGAGAAACAAGATGGCCAAATCCGGCATCAAATAATTATAACAGTAATAGTAGAAATTACTTGGCGATTGCTCACATAGATGGTATTAATCCATCAATAATTGTTGGCAGAGGATTATATTTTACTCAGATAGTTTGTGAATATGACAGATTTTTAAATAAAAAGTGGGAAAGAATTTTAGGTAAGGATATTCCGCCAAAATTTGAAAATAAATATTTACAAAAAATGTGGAAGTTGTTTTTTAATGATGAATCAAGAGCATCTCATAGCTTACCAATAGCAGATGTTGATCAAAATGGAACAGAAGAAATTTTTTGGGGTGAGCATGTTATTACAAAAGATGGGGAAGATTTGTGGAAAGTTGATGAAAAATCACCTTATTCCGGCCATTTAGATATTGTTTATCCAGCAGATTTAATAAAAGAAATTCCCGGTCTTGAAACTTACTATTGTAGAGAAGGATGGGGCGGAAAAATGGATAATATAGGAATGCACCTAGTTGATAAAAATGGTAAGATGATTTGGGCAAATTGGGGTTTTACTCATATTGATGGTGGTTGGGCAGCAAAAGTAATTCCTAATTCAACAGAAGTACAATTTTTTGCTTATGACGTTCAACAGAAAAACTGGAAACCCGGTGAACACTCCTTCCAAGATCCAAATCAAATTTTATTTGATATAAGCGGGAAAAAGATATCAAATCATGATTCTTCATGGATTGGAAGTTTTACAGTTGATTGGGAAGGTGATGGTATAAAAGAAATTTGCACAAAAGATGGTGAATTAAAAAGATATAATAACGAAGTAATAATATCTCTTAAAAAGGGAATTATGTGGGCTGGCGATTTGTGGGGAGATCATAGAGAAGAAATTGTTTATGCACCGCAAGATAAAAGAATATATATAATCTTTAATACTTCTAAATTAGTTAATAAATCTGAACTAACTAAATTAGTTGATAGACAGTATAAAAATGACTTATCAAGAACATCGATGGCATTTAATGTTATTCCAACTCAATGCGGGTATGTTCCTACAAAGACAAATACAAATAAATAGAGTTAAAACGTATGAATACCATGGTGGAAATTTTTAATAATATCAGTAAAAAAATACAGAACAATATTAGTTTGTATTTAAGCTCAAAGAATGCAGGAAAGATTTCCTGGTTTTTGATATTTCTTGGGGTTGTATTTAGATTATCTCAATTTTTGTTTAATCGTTCGCTTTGGCCTGATGAGTCTTCTTTAGCATTAAATATTGTTGAAAGAAACTATTTAGAATTTTTAAAACCTCTTGATTATCATCAAGGTGCACCGTTTGGTTTTTTAATTATTGTTAAATTTTTCATCAATACATTTGGTAACACAGATTTAATTTTAAGATTATTCCCCTTTATTACTTCAATAGTAGGACTCTTATTATTTTATAAAGTTGCAAAATACAACTTAACAAGCAGAGCAACCATAATCGCACTTGGATTGTTTACTTTTTCTGATCCACTAATATATTATGCATCAGAAATTAAACAATATTCAAATGATGTTACTGCAATGTTATTAATTTTATTGGCGGCTTACAAAGTAATTGAGAACAATAAATTAGGAAATTATATTGTTTTTGCATTTACCGGAGCTATTCTTTTATGGTTTTCGCATCCAACAATGTTTATGCTTGCTGGTACTGGTATTGCATTAGGTATTTTTTATTTAGTTAATGGAGAAAAAAAATCTTTAAAAACTTTAGTATTTACAATAGGTTTTTGGTTGTTAAGTTTTGCATTTTTTTACTTGGTTTCTCTTAAATACCTTGCTCACGATACATACATGGAAGGATTTTGGCAATTGTCTTTTTTTCCAAGAAATCCATTTTCTAATAAAATTGATTTTATTAGTTGGTATTTAGAAAGACCATTTAAAATATTTGAACATCCTGTTGGTCTATATTTCACTGGCTTAGGGGTAATAACTTTCATTTTAGGTTCGCTAGAATTCTATAAAACAAGGAAATTAAAATTCTTTGTCATTATTTTACCTTTGATAGTTACTATTGCAGTATCATTTATGCGAAAATATCCCTTTAATCACAGACTAATTTTGTTTTTAGTTCCAATATTCTTAATGATGATTGCAAATGGAGTTTCACTTTTATTTAATAAAAAATATATTAGTTCAAAAAAATTTGGCATATTAGTTTTAATTCTTCTTTTTCTTCATCCAGTTACAAACAGTTTTAGAAAACTAAATACACCAAGAACAAGAGATGAAATAAAACTTGCAATCGAATTTATAAAGGAAAATAGGAAAAAAGAAGATACAATTTATTTGTATAATTTAGCAGAAACTGGTTTCAAATACTATTCTTCACAATATGGTTTTTCTGATGATGAGTATATAATTGGTCCCTATTTTAAAGGCAAGTGGGAAGATGCAGAAAAATATTTAGGGACAAAACGATTTTGGATTTTCTTTACACATATTTCACCATATCATCCGCATGCAAAAGAATTTTACTTGTCATTTTTAAGGGAAAATGGAAAGGAGCTAAAATCTTTCACTGCTGATGGAGCATCCGTTTACTTGTATGATTTAAGTCAAAAAAAATAATTTAATAATAAAATAATGCGTTTATTTGGTCAATAAATGAGAAATATTTTTTTAAAATTCAATCTTGTTAGAGGTTAAATGAAACCCGATCAATTAATTCTTAATACAAAATTTACAATTGTAATGCCTTGTTATAATGAAGAAAAAACACTGGAAAAAAGTGTTGGCAGAGTTAGAGATATATCAGATGAAAATTTAAAACTGGAAATAATTATTGTTGATGATTGTTCAAAAGACAACAGTTTTAATATTGCCAAAGGTCTGGCGACTAAATATTCCGATGTAAAAGTTTACAAACATGAAAAAAATCAAGGAAAAGGAGCTGCTCTTAGAACTGGTTTTCAATATGCCACTGGAGATTTTGTTGCAGTTCAAGATGCCGATCTTGAATATGATCCAATGGAATTAAGAAAATTATTAGTTCCGTTAATAAATGGAGATGCCGATGTTGTTTTAGGTTCAAGATTTCTATCTGGCGGAGCACATAGAGTTTTATATTATTGGCATTCACTAGGAAATAAATTTTTAACAATGATGTCAAATATGTTTTCTGATTTGAATTTAACAGATATGGAAACATGTTATAAAGTATTTAAACGTGAAGTTATTCAGAGCATTAAAATTGAAGAAAATAGATTTGGTTTTGAACCAGAAATTGTTGCAAAAATTGCTCAAAGACGTTTAAGAATTTTTGAAATGGGGATATCTTATTACGGCAGAACTTATGAAGAAGGTAAAAAAATTGGCGCAAAAGATGGATTTAGAGCATTATACTGTATCTTTAGATATAATGCAAATAAAGCCCCTGTCCCTATACAGTTTTTATTTTATTTACTAATAGGAGGAACAGCTGCATTAGTAAATTTATTTGTTTTTTTGGCGTTATTTAACTCTAATTTTTTAGTTGAACTTTCTGCACCAATAGCATTTGTAATAGCTGCAATTGTTAATTATTACTTAAGTATAAAATTACTTTTTAGACACAAAGCTAAATGGAATGCACCAATTGAATTATTCATGTATTCATTATTGGTTATAGTTGCCGGATTATTTGATTTATATTTAACTAAATTTTTACTGAATTTAAGTTTTACTCCCGGTAGTGCAAAATTAATTGCAACCGGAATTGGATTTATTTTAAACTTTTTAGGTAGAAAATATCTTGTATTTCCTGAAAAACCAAGTGGACCTTGGAAACCACAGCAAATGGGGGCATAAACGTGTTATACATCACAAAAGAGACAAGACTATTATTTAATATTTCTATTTTTTATACGGTATGAAAAAAATAAAATACATAATACTTATTGTTTTTATTTTGCTATTAGATAGTAATTTTAACACAAAATCAGCAGTGAATATTAAAAAAAATGCGAATTTTGAATTATATTCTATAAAAGCAATTTATTACAATGATGCAGAATCCAACAATTTAGAACCAAATTACAATTTATATTCTACACCAACTTCAAATAATAATTTAACCTTTGAAAATTCTCTCATTAAACGGACATTATCTTATTATAAGATATTCTTTAAGGACATCAGAAATAAAAAACTCTTAATGTTCTCCCAATTTTTATAAGCAATTGTAAAATCTTTTGTAAAATAATTAACTCATTTTAATAAACATATAACTTATAACTTATAACTTATAACTTATAACTTATAACTTATAAAAGGTACACTATGAAAAACTTTTTTAAAAATATTTTAGTCCTAATTTTTGTTTTAATTCTGGGGACATTAACTTTTGGGCAAACGCAACGCGTTACAGATGGTTTGCAAGTTCTTTATGATTTTTCTGAAACTTCTGGAACAACTGTGAATGATAGATCAAATGTTGGAACACCCTTAAATTTAACAATTACAAATGGTAGTCTTGTAACTTGGAATAATCCGGGTTTAAAAATTAATGGTGATATAAATATTAAATCATCTGTAGCAGCTACAAAAATAATTAGCGCTTGTAAAGCTACAAACGAAGTAACTTATGAAGCGTGGTTTATGCCGCAAGATACATCACGAGATGTTGTTTCAAGAATGTTAACTTTAACAAATAATAATATTCATACAACAAACCTCAAATTTTGGCAACTTAACGATGATTATGGATTTCACTGCCGGACTTCAACATCACCAGAAAATGGAGCAGAATGGAAAATTTTTGATTTTGATGTGAAATTAACCCACTTTGTATTTACTCATAGTGCCGATGGTGTAATAAAACTTTACATGGACAATGAAATTGTTGCACAGGATACTGTTACTGGTGATTTTTCAACTTGGGATGATTCTTATTTTTTATTTATTGGCAGTGATTATGGAACTTTTAGATATTGGTTAGGTACTTTTTACTTAAATGCTATTTATAGTAAAGCATTAACAGATGAAGAAGTTGAACAAAATTATCTTGCAGGAATTCAAGAATTCGATTATCAAAATATAACTATAAATGATATAACAAGTAGTAATCTAATAGGTGATGCTTACAATGCAGGGAAATATGGTGGGCATGGAATTATGTTTGGTGATGCAGATAATGATGGTGATGGGGATATGTACATTACTATGAATAATAGTGCGGCAATGGCAGATTTATTTTTTGAGAACGATGGTAATGGAGTCTTTACTGAAAAAGGTGTAGAAAGAGGAATTGATAATTATGATACTAAAGGAAGTCACGGTTGGGTTTGGGCGGATTTAGACAATGACGGTGATTATGATGGGTGGAATGGATCCTATACTAAAAATATTCCGTATATGAATAAGAATGATCAACCCGGTTATTTTGTAGATAAGTTTAGTACAAGCGGAATTGAAGATATAAATATGTCAACAAGAGGTGTTGCGGCTTTTGATTTTGATAATGATGGAGATTTAGATTTATTTGGCAACAGTTGGTACGCTACTAGTGAGGAGAATGAATTTTATCAAAATAATGGTGATTTTACATTTACAAGAATTGATAATGGTTTAAGAGCTCCAAGAGGAGACCAAGGAGTATGTGATGGAGATATAGATAATGACGGTGATATTGATCTCATACTATCAGTTTATCAAGTCAATTTAGACGGTAGATGTGTTGAAATTATGGAAAATGTTGATGGTCAATTTGTAAAATTAGAAAATAGCGGAGTAGATCTATGCAGTGCAAGTTATGATGGAACAACATTGTGGGATATGAATAATGATGGATGGTTAGATATTATAAGTAAAGAGAAAATATTTAAGAATAACGGAGATAAAACATTTAGTGAAGTATCAAATATAGCAATGGGATCAACATATATATATATGAGAGGCATTGCCGACATTAATAATGATGGATTTTGGGATTTAGTTGTCCCTGGTGTCGGTACATTATTCATAAATAAAGGTGATATGACTTTTCAAGAGATTAATTATAATGTTGGGACGATAAATGACCCAAGATGTGTGTCATTTTCAGATATAGATAATGATGGAGACGTTGATTTTGCTTTAGGACAAAAACGAATATATAATAGATTATATAGAAATGACTATAAAGGAACAAATAAATATTTAAAAGTGAAATTGAAAACAGATGATGGACAAGTTGGAGCATTTGGTGCAAAAGTATACTTGTTTTCAACTACCGGAGATACATTATTAAGTTATCGCCAAGCTCATAGTAGTCAAGGATACTTATCTCAAGACGATCCTGTACTTCATTTTGGATGTGGACAGAGAGATCAAGTGAGGTTAGTTGTTAACTTCTTAAATGGTCATTCAATAGAATCTGTTGTAAATACAAATAATACAATTAATATTAATGATTTTTATCCTGACATTACAGCACCTGATTCTCCACAATTAATTTCATCAAATATCATCAATAATGGAATTAGAATATATTGGAAAAAAAATAATGAGTCTGATTTAAATTACTACAATATTTACCGTTCAGAAGATTCAACCTTTACACAAGATTCATCTGGCACATTTTTATTTTCTACAGTTGATACTTCTTATGTAGATCTGACAGCAGATTATGGTGTTAAATACTATTATGGAGTTTCAGCAACCGATTCAACGGGAAATGAAAGTGAAATAAGTAATATTTTAAATAATACGATAATAGATATAACATCCCCTGCAATTCCAAGTGGATTATCTGCTGAAAAATCAGAAAACAAAATTGACTTAATCTGGAATAAAAATTTAGAAGCTGATATTCAATATTATGCAATATATAGATCTTTTGAAAATAATTTCAATCCAGATACAATTAGT is a window from the Ignavibacteriota bacterium genome containing:
- a CDS encoding VCBS repeat-containing protein encodes the protein MKNFFKNILVLIFVLILGTLTFGQTQRVTDGLQVLYDFSETSGTTVNDRSNVGTPLNLTITNGSLVTWNNPGLKINGDINIKSSVAATKIISACKATNEVTYEAWFMPQDTSRDVVSRMLTLTNNNIHTTNLKFWQLNDDYGFHCRTSTSPENGAEWKIFDFDVKLTHFVFTHSADGVIKLYMDNEIVAQDTVTGDFSTWDDSYFLFIGSDYGTFRYWLGTFYLNAIYSKALTDEEVEQNYLAGIQEFDYQNITINDITSSNLIGDAYNAGKYGGHGIMFGDADNDGDGDMYITMNNSAAMADLFFENDGNGVFTEKGVERGIDNYDTKGSHGWVWADLDNDGDYDGWNGSYTKNIPYMNKNDQPGYFVDKFSTSGIEDINMSTRGVAAFDFDNDGDLDLFGNSWYATSEENEFYQNNGDFTFTRIDNGLRAPRGDQGVCDGDIDNDGDIDLILSVYQVNLDGRCVEIMENVDGQFVKLENSGVDLCSASYDGTTLWDMNNDGWLDIISKEKIFKNNGDKTFSEVSNIAMGSTYIYMRGIADINNDGFWDLVVPGVGTLFINKGDMTFQEINYNVGTINDPRCVSFSDIDNDGDVDFALGQKRIYNRLYRNDYKGTNKYLKVKLKTDDGQVGAFGAKVYLFSTTGDTLLSYRQAHSSQGYLSQDDPVLHFGCGQRDQVRLVVNFLNGHSIESVVNTNNTININDFYPDITAPDSPQLISSNIINNGIRIYWKKNNESDLNYYNIYRSEDSTFTQDSSGTFLFSTVDTSYVDLTADYGVKYYYGVSATDSTGNESEISNILNNTIIDITSPAIPSGLSAEKSENKIDLIWNKNLEADIQYYAIYRSFENNFNPDTISAFTYSTSDTFFVDSDINYNGTIHYRISAIDIHNNESEFSDIVGVLVTDIASKEQIPTKFELLQNYPNPFNPSTLIKFSIKEESFVNLSVFNILGEKVKDLLDKKLRSGFYEFSFNAADLKSGIYFYKLSTDKFTSIKKMILLK
- a CDS encoding bifunctional glycosyltransferase family 2/GtrA family protein; this translates as MKPDQLILNTKFTIVMPCYNEEKTLEKSVGRVRDISDENLKLEIIIVDDCSKDNSFNIAKGLATKYSDVKVYKHEKNQGKGAALRTGFQYATGDFVAVQDADLEYDPMELRKLLVPLINGDADVVLGSRFLSGGAHRVLYYWHSLGNKFLTMMSNMFSDLNLTDMETCYKVFKREVIQSIKIEENRFGFEPEIVAKIAQRRLRIFEMGISYYGRTYEEGKKIGAKDGFRALYCIFRYNANKAPVPIQFLFYLLIGGTAALVNLFVFLALFNSNFLVELSAPIAFVIAAIVNYYLSIKLLFRHKAKWNAPIELFMYSLLVIVAGLFDLYLTKFLLNLSFTPGSAKLIATGIGFILNFLGRKYLVFPEKPSGPWKPQQMGA